In Rhodococcus qingshengii JCM 15477, the sequence ACCTTGATCTCCCGCGTCCTCTCTGCCTGCAGACGAGCATCGCTTCGCGCGGCGTTCCATGCATTCTCTCGCTGTAGTTTCCGGTAGCTCGCAAGTCTCCGTTCGTCGATATCGCCACGCCCGAGTGCGCTCAGGACTGCGCATCCCGGCTCGGAGTTGTGTGCGCAATCGGAGAACCGGCACTCTGCAATCAGCTCCTCGATCTCGGGGAACGTCTTGTCGATCCCCTCCGCTGCGTTCCACATGCCGACCCCTCGCAGGCCGGGTGTGTCGATCAGTGTCCGGCCGCCGGAGAATGAGATCAACTCTCTGGTGACGGTGGTGTGGCGTCCCTTTCCGTCACCGGTCCGAACGCGACCGGTCTCGAGTCGATCGGCGTCTGTGGTGTCCGCGAGGAGGGCGTTCGCGAGCGTCGACTTACCGGCGCCTGATGGACCGAGTATCGCCACGGTGCCGTCCAGAACTGCATCGAGTACATCCATTCCTTCGTTGGTCTCGGCACTGACGGCCAGCACTGTTGCGCCGGGCGCAATGGCAGTGACCTCGGCGAGAGTGTCGGAGATATAGTGAGCTGCATCCGATTTGGTGAGTGCCACGACAGGGGTTGCACCACTTTCCCAGGCGAGTGCGAGTAGTCGCTCGATGCGCCCGAGATCGACGTCGCCGTCCGAAGCCGTGGCGATGACGACGGTGTCGACATTGGCCGCCAGAATCTGGCCTTCCGATTTTCCGGATGCCGAGGATCGAACGATGCTGCTTGATCGAGGGAGTATCGAAGTGACCGTGTGCATCTCGGGTTCGCGTGAGTCCCGTAACTCGGCCACGGCGACCCAGTCACCCGTACAGAGTGGATCGCTGCCGCTGAGTGCGCGAACTGTGCCTTCGGCGACGGCCACGTCACACCGCCCCCGGTCGACGCGAAGAACGCGCCCGGGTGCGGAGTCCGGTGGGGCCAGGGCAGTGAATTTGTTCGAGAGTGTTGCGTTCCAACCGTATTCGGTCAGGGGCGTGCTGTTTTCCGACATGGTGAGTGTGTCCTCGAGTACGAAGAAGTGTGAATGTTGACGGTGCTGAAACTGCGGAACACGACAGTCATCAATACTCACTCCTCGAAAATCTCAGGACGCACCATGCGTCGGATCAGAATCGTCTCAGCCGCAGGCGCGACTGTGCAACTGATTTAAAAGATATCGGGGCAACTGCTTCAACTCAGGACGACTGACTAACTCGGGCGTTCGAACTTTTCTTCCCGGCCGAGCTTGCGCAGTCGCATCCACTCGCGCAGTCCTGCCGGATCGCGGCGTGTGATCAGGAAGTACCAGCCGAACCGAACCCATTCCTGCGGAAGCAGTTTCCGCATTCCCGGTTGGGCGAGGATGTATCCACGGTTGCGGTACGTGAAGTAGCGCTTCGTGTCGTTGTCGGGGTACTGCGTGTGCATGCGTCCGCCGAGGATCGGCTTGAACTCGTCCGCGCCGTTGGGGTGGACGTAGGCAGTTTGCAGGCAGGTACCGAACTTCAGGCCGGAGCGCACGAGGCGACGGTGTACCTCGACCTCGTCGCCGCGGACGAACAGGCGTAGATCCGGAACACCGACGGCATCGATCGCGTCGGCGGTGAACAGTGCGCCGTTGAAGAGGGACGCGATACCGGGCAGGAGATCCTCGTCGCCGAGTTCGGAACGCAACCGGCGCCACGACGTGCCGCGGCGAAGTGGGAAGGCAAGGCGGTCGGGGTTGTCGATGTCGCAGACGACGGGGGAGACCTCGGCCAGGTCGTTTCGAATTGCACAGTCGAGCAGTGTTT encodes:
- the rsgA gene encoding ribosome small subunit-dependent GTPase A, whose amino-acid sequence is MSENSTPLTEYGWNATLSNKFTALAPPDSAPGRVLRVDRGRCDVAVAEGTVRALSGSDPLCTGDWVAVAELRDSREPEMHTVTSILPRSSSIVRSSASGKSEGQILAANVDTVVIATASDGDVDLGRIERLLALAWESGATPVVALTKSDAAHYISDTLAEVTAIAPGATVLAVSAETNEGMDVLDAVLDGTVAILGPSGAGKSTLANALLADTTDADRLETGRVRTGDGKGRHTTVTRELISFSGGRTLIDTPGLRGVGMWNAAEGIDKTFPEIEELIAECRFSDCAHNSEPGCAVLSALGRGDIDERRLASYRKLQRENAWNAARSDARLQAERTREIKVISRQLKSHYRGRDR
- the glfT1 gene encoding galactofuranosyltransferase GlfT1, with product MSAPEKIIGVVVTHKRRELLAESLKVLSTQSRPLDHLVVVDNADEADVKELVDNAPLPTSYIGSQHNLGGAGGFALGILYALSLGADRVWLADDDGRPEGPEVLETLLDCAIRNDLAEVSPVVCDIDNPDRLAFPLRRGTSWRRLRSELGDEDLLPGIASLFNGALFTADAIDAVGVPDLRLFVRGDEVEVHRRLVRSGLKFGTCLQTAYVHPNGADEFKPILGGRMHTQYPDNDTKRYFTYRNRGYILAQPGMRKLLPQEWVRFGWYFLITRRDPAGLREWMRLRKLGREEKFERPS